A window of the Juglans microcarpa x Juglans regia isolate MS1-56 chromosome 5D, Jm3101_v1.0, whole genome shotgun sequence genome harbors these coding sequences:
- the LOC121265862 gene encoding uncharacterized protein LOC121265862 yields MCFVISPTADGESSRHRGNRQCRKFIRRDHIQKHERLFRDYFTENLVYPSNLFQMRFRMSRLLFLRILNEVEAYEPYFVLRRDNARRVGLSSMQKITVILRMLAYEVTGDFMDEYIRIGESTAIESLKKFCKTIVTIFSNEYLRFSNANDIARLLAVGEQWGFPSQGRAPPINYIINGNDYTMGYYFADAIYSKWSTFVKTIPSPQGNKKKNFVTAQESTRKDVERAFGVPQQRFVIVHGPSRFFKVNELTNIMKACVILHNMIIEDKRDDSQGPSMEYDQVDNDISNLSRNPTNEFINFIQRHHEIRGS; encoded by the exons ATGTGTTTTGTCATTTCTCCAACG GCTGATGGAGAGTCATCGAGACATCGTGGCAATCGCCAATGTCGTAAGTTTATTCGGCGTGATCATATTCAAAAGCACGAGCGCCTTTTTCGTGATTATTTCACAGAAAATCTTGTATATCCTTCTAATCTATTTCAAATGAGATTTCGGATGAGTCGTCTCCTATTTCTCCGTATTCTTAATGAGGTAGAGGCTTACGAGCCCTATTTCGTCCTAAGAAGAGATAATGCCAGAAGAGTCggtttatcttctatgcaaaagataacTGTAATACTTAGAATGCTGGCGTATGAGGTTACtggagattttatggatgaatatatACGTATTGGAGAAAGTACCGCAATAGAAAGCCTAAAAAAATTCTGTAAGACAATcgtaactattttttcaaatgaatatttgCGATTTTCAAATGCCAATGATATTGCTCGATTGCTTGCAGTTGGTGAACAATGGGGATTCCCAT CCCAAGGGCGTGCTCCTCCAATCAATTACATAATCAATGGCAACGACTACACTATGGGGTACTACTTTGCCGATGCTATTTATTCTAAGTGGTCAACATTTGTGAAGACGATTCCATCACCCCAAGGcaataagaagaaaaactttgtCACAGCACAAGAATCCACAAGAAAAGATGTCGAGCGTGCCTTCGGGGTACCTCAACAACGATTTGTAATTGTTCATGGACCTTCCCGATTTTTCAAAGTTAATGagctaacaaatataatgaaagcatgTGTTATTCTACATAACATGATCATTGAGGATAAGCGTGATGATAGTCAGGGTCCGAGCATGGAGTATGATCAAGTTGATAATGATATTTCAAATCTGTCGCGCAATCCAACAAACGAATTTATCAACTTCATTCAGCGTCATCATGAAATTAGAGGCAGCTAG